A section of the Diabrotica virgifera virgifera chromosome 8, PGI_DIABVI_V3a genome encodes:
- the LOC126890200 gene encoding ankycorbin-like yields MLAESYELKNTFPDRSHTYYKDLENNMDLIKFLIRACAIDLNLCDHFGDTPSYYAAQSNSLEIIKYLKEQGANLSVSKKDKSTLVHTAAECGALEVLRYLLEDCKMDIMVSDVNGNLPAHMAAYSGKVEILRYLKSIGIDLNQCNNTGKTLVHIAAGVDAVDVLIFLKNEYKFSENLDSCDKYGNTPSHCAAASKSLKALKQVYFVPPHDNPEVETSLIIPFDNLDHRIFLSTDKRFASYVKKPGHTASNCSTPESNQSENSNKTPSPPSDISQVASLNTPPVAPQDHNSETPNDTQKMDIDSKGAKRPKSSDSSEIEQPTNSEFIRPEQATKKATQPKKKLKRDSSIHDDCKISLESKNVIRDHYQKDSFMLPVDNFIAFLENCYGKSSPLSEALLFTKNIEDLLSDISKIHKSLTDRSLKNRLTRIIKKIKMELGSSNSDAESIIPVSSQDNFEEDHFTEGPATSEI; encoded by the exons ATGTTAGCTGAATCCTATGAGCTTAAAAATACTTTTCCAGATAGGTCACACACATACTACAAAGATTTAGAAAACAATAtggatttaattaaatttttaattagagcATGCGCAATCGATTTAAACTTATGTGATCACTTTGGAGATACACCCAGTTACTATGCAGCTCAAAGCAATTCACttgaaattataaaatatcttaaagagCAAGGAGCAAATCTAAGCGTTTCCAAAAAGGATAAATCTACACTTGTTCATACAGCTGCTGAGTGTGGCGCATTGGAAGTATTAAGATATTTATTAGAAGATTGTAAAATGGATATTATGGTTTCTGATGTTAATGGGAATTTACCGGCTCATATGGCAGCTTATAGCGGTAAAGTTGAGATTTTAAGATATCTTAAATCAATTGGAATTGATTTAAATCAATGTAATAATACAGGAAAGACTTTGGTGCATATAGCAGCAGGTGTCGATGCAGTTGATGTTCTAAtctttctcaaaaatgaatataaattttCTGAAAATTTGGACTCATGTGATAAATATGGAAATACTCCTAGTCACTGCGCAGCTGCTTCCAAATCACTTAAGGCTTTAAA GCAAGTATATTTTGTGCCACCCCATGATAATCCTGAAGTTGAAACATCCCTGATTATTCCATTTGACAATCTTGATCATAGAATATTTTTATCCACAGATAAAAGATTTGCTTCTTATGTAAAAAAACCTGGCCACACTGCATCAAATTGCTCCACTCCTGAATCTAATCAATCAGAAAATTCGAACAAAACACCTTCTCCTCCTTCTGATATTTCCCAAGTTGCAAGTCTAAACACACCACCGGTAGCTCCACAAGACCATAATTCGGAAACTCCCAATGACACGCAAAAAATGGATATAGATTCAAAAGGTGCAAAGAGACCAAAGTCATCGGACTCGTCAGAAATAGAACAACCAACTAATTCAGAGTTTATCAGACCAGAGCAAGCCACAAAAAAAGCAACTCAACCCAAAAAGAAACTCAAAAGGGACTCTTCAATTCACGATGACTGCAAAATATCTTTGGAATCCAAGAATGTAATCAGAGACCACTACCAAAAAGATTCTTTTATGTTACCGGTCGATAACTTCATAGCTTTCTTAGAGAATTGTTACGGTAAATCCAGCCCACTGAGTGAAGCACTTCTGTTTACAAAAAATATAGAAGATCTCCTCTCTGATATTTCCAAAATCCACAAATCACTAACAGATAGATCTCTCAAAAATCGACTCActagaattattaaaaaaattaaaatggaactAGGCTCAAGTAATTCTGACGCAGAAAGCATAATCCCGGTATCCTCACAGGACAATTTCGAAGAAGACCATTTCACTGAAGGTCCAGCCACATCAGAaatataa
- the LOC126890201 gene encoding uncharacterized protein LOC126890201, with product MKTLEDRFGQPKFVIEGLLTKARAAPSPSVTKPEATIKFGIAVQELVASITSYKSSQYLYSIEILSTLVKKMSIEMETEWYTWLRQDTSREENLKYFSQWISIKQSVAYLVSTLTTASENTNDKDRKKKQTNLGTVSTNPKPDRKGYCVYCKIENHYVSDCRKFSALPIKEEDEFVKKNRMCFRCLKKNHTVKNCKLRMTCKVEGCRGRYHTSLHDNSRFDEVQENGEAILQDQSKSQPPSAPPATHMHCHQGSAVTDTDDEVEETLLWYAPVQLKGTNGTTISVIAMFDTGAQKTLILEKNVKKLSIDGKWRDLSLGWFNGQDNTDPSMTTRIEISGDFSNAKTYILKCHTVSVMNLPSQTYSAAELKKKYPYLRRAPFPSLKNATPSLIIGNDNISLILSRDYIEQSPDLPIAVKTKLGWTLAGNGEMLTGGKQGNFSIFTRKKTNNEDLSEVMSDFIAAEDCTTFKSATPMSKEDVETLKVLEETTIKKQGCWETSLLWENDVLPVLSSEEMVRKRLLTMESKADKDPAFAKVYTTPFEEYISAGFLQKVKVYPNEKEDKRWYLPHLIAFHPSKKPRLVFDVAAKSKGKSFNDFVYTGPDLLQKLAAVFMRFRRHRFAISGDIKQMFHQVAPRRKDRPAQTLLYRGMDGNREPDSYEMSVLFFGWTCSPTSAIYAKDLNAKEHINQYPAVVNSIIKDTYIYDFLSGAKTEKQALQMQKKVRMIHENGGFPVVKWRSNSVKVTNAIPSELLAEGTIQISLKSDLGIEKTLGIFWDQVKDCFIFELDTKRIPKYVLKGHRNQTKCQLASFIMSIFDSLGFLTPLKVKGIIGQLRWKFKVDWDDQVPYVIDIRFKDWLEELRVSPEFEVLRFYDVDLSMELQLHIFCDASEEAFALVAYVRGHARGSLRVSIIAGKGKVAWPRISTLPTADNSQLEKRAIINFIHEREPLY from the exons ATGAAGACCCTAGAAGATAGGTTTGGACAACCAAAGTTTGTGATTGAAGGGTTATTAACTAAAGCAAGAGCAGCCCCTTCTCCATCAGTAACCAAACCTGAAGCAACAATCAAATTCGGAATCGCCGTTCAAGAATTAGTGGCAAGCATCACGTCTTATAAAAGTAGCCAGTATCTATATTCCATTGAAATCCTGAGCACTCTGGTCAAGAAGATGTCGATAGAAATGGAAACTGAGTGGTACACCTGGCTTCGACAAGACACCTCAAGAGAAGAGAATCTGAAATATTTTTCACAATGGATTTCTATAAAACAGTCTGTAGCGTATCTTGTGTCAACTCTCACTACAGCTTCTGAAAATACAAATGACAAAGATAGAAAGAAGAAGCAGACTAATCTTGGAACAGTATCAACGAACCCCAAGCCGGATCGAAAAGGATACTGTGTGTACTGCAAAATTGAAAATCATTATGTAAGTGACTGTCGAAAGTTTTCTGCACTACCAATTAAGGAAGAAGACGAGTTTGTAAAGAAGAATCGTATGTGCTTTCGCTGTTTAAAGAAAAATCACACAGTCAAAAACTGCAAATTAAGAATGACTTGTAAAGTTGAAGGATGTAGAGGAAGGTATCATACATCCTTACATGATAATTCAAGATTCGATGAAGTTCAAGAAAATGGTGAAGCTATCCTTCAAGATCAATCAAAATCTCAACCTCCTTCAGCTCCACCAGCTACTCATATGCACTGCCATCAGGGATCAGCAGTTACAGATACAGACGATGAAGTTGAAGAAACGTTATTATGGTATGCCCCTGTTCAACTTAAAGGAACTAATGGAACCACAATTTCCGTCATTGCTATGTTTGATACGGGAGCTCAAAAGACTCTCATTCTGGAAAAAAATGTGAAGAAACTTAGTATAGATGGTAAATGGCGAGATCTTTCACTTGGATGGTTCAACGGACAAGATAACACGGATCCATCAATGACAACGAGAATAGAGATCTCAGGCGACTTTTCAAATGCAAAGACTTACATTTTGAAGTGTCATACTGTTTCAGTAATGAACTTGCCTTCTCAGACCTATTCTGCTGCAGAGCTAAAGAAGAAGTATCCGTACTTACGAAGAGCACCTTTCCCATCACTGAAGAATGCAACCCCATCACTGATCATTGGAAATGATAATATCTCCTTGATCCTGTCACGAGATTACATTGAACAATCTCCTGATCTACCAATTGCTGTGAAAACAAAGTTAGGATGGACTCTTGCTGGAAATGGTGAAATGTTAACTGGAGGAAAACAAGGAAATTTCTCTATTTTCACTCGCAAGAAAACTAACAACGAAGATCTCTCTGAAGTCATGAGTGACTTCATTGCAGCCGAAGATTGTACAACATTCAAATCTGCGACACCGATGTCAAAAGAGGATGTGGAAACTTTGAAGGTTTTGGAAGAAACAACGATTAAGAAACAAGGCTGTTGGGAAACAAGCTTACTGTGGGAAAATGATGTTCTACCTGTACTTTCGTCTGAAGAAATGGTAAGAAAGAGACTGTTAACCATGGAAAGCAAAGCCGATAAGGATCCAGCTTTTGCTAAGGTATACACAACCCctttcgaagaatatatctcagCTGGATTTCTCCAGAAGGTTAAAGTATACCCTAACGAAAAAGAAGACAAGCGATGGTACCTACCTCATTTAATTGCCTTTCACCCGAGTAAAAAGCCAAGACTTGTATTTGATGTAGCTGCTAAAAGTAAAGGAAAGTCATTTAATGACTTCGTTTACACTGGACCCGATCTGCTACAAAAACTTGCTGCTGTTTTTATGAGATTCCGAAGACATCGATTCGCTATTTCTGGAGATATTAAGCAGATGTTTCACCAAGTTGCACCGAGAAGAAAAGATCGACCAGCCCAAACGCTTTTGTATCGTGGAATGGATGGTAATCGAGAACCTGATTCGTATGAAATGTCAGTATTGTTTTTTGGATGGACATGCTCACCGACCTCTGCAATCTATGCCAAGGATCTAAATGCAAAGGAACATATAAACCAATATCCAGCTGTAGTTAATTCCATCATTAAAGATACATACATTTACGATTTCTTGAGTGGAGCTAAAACGGAAAAACAGGCATTACAAATGCAGAAAAAGGTTAGAATGATTCATGAGAATGGAGGTTTTCCCGTCGTCAAATGGAGAAGCAATTCGGTGAAAGTTACAAATGCAATTCCTTCAGAGCTACTAGCGGAAGGAACGatccaaatttcattaaagtCAGATTTAGGAATTGAAAAAACACTCGGAATTTTTTGGGATCAAGTAAAGGACTGTTTCATATTTGAGCTGGATACGAAAAGGATACCCAAGTATGTTCTAAAAGGACATAGGAATCAGACAAAATGTCAACTAGCAAGTTTCATAATGAGTATTTTCGACTCGCTAGGATTTCTCACCCCATTGAAAGTCAAAGGAATCATCGGGCAGCTACGTTGGAAATTCAAAGTAGATTGGGATGATCAAGTACCGTACGTTATTGACATCCGCTTCAAGGACTGGTTGGAAGAACTTCGAGTAAGTCCTGAGTTTGAAGTTCTAAGATTCTACGATGTGGATTTAAGTATGGAACTCCAACTTCACATATTTTGTGATGCTAGCGAAGAAGCGTTTGCACTCGTTGCTTATGTACGAGGTCATGCCAGAGGGAGCTTAAGAGTTTCAATCATCGCAGGAAAAGGAAAAGTAGCATGGCCAAGGATTTCGACATTACCAACTGCTGATAACAGTCAACTTGAGAAACGGGCCATAATCAACTTCATTCATGAGAGGGAGCCGTTAT attaA